A genomic window from Wolbachia pipientis includes:
- a CDS encoding helix-turn-helix domain-containing protein: MTIQHPIDKQIGERIRKRRLMCGFSQRDLGKKLGISFQHIQGYETGEVRLIVDRLYKLAEALSVDMSYFFTKASEDLHDKAFRSDVGSEEISRLVREYRKIKDETLRDIVHSVIKALANK; encoded by the coding sequence ATGACCATACAACATCCTATCGATAAGCAAATAGGTGAAAGAATAAGGAAGAGAAGGTTAATGTGTGGTTTTAGCCAAAGAGACTTAGGAAAAAAGCTTGGAATTTCATTTCAGCATATACAAGGATATGAAACTGGAGAGGTAAGGCTTATAGTTGATAGGCTATATAAGTTAGCAGAAGCACTGTCCGTTGATATGTCATATTTTTTTACCAAAGCCTCTGAAGACTTGCATGATAAGGCCTTCCGTAGCGATGTGGGCAGCGAAGAAATATCAAGATTAGTAAGAGAATATAGAAAAATTAAAGATGAAACATTGCGTGATATTGTGCATTCAGTGATAAAGGCTCTTGCTAACAAATAG
- the recJ gene encoding single-stranded-DNA-specific exonuclease RecJ — MLLEIEKRSITNALWKLQEADQREILTLIQRFELPEVLARILVTRGVNIENASDFLYPLIRSLLPDPFHLLDMDKAVSRIIRAIKNNENIAIFGDYDVDGATSSALINRYLRTIDIHSIIYIPDRVDEGYGLNTDALLQLKKNGIDLCISVDCGTLAYQPIEDAKVFGLDIIVVDHHLGTEKLPSAVAVVNPNRLDESSPYTNLAAVGVSFLLIIALNKSLREQGFFTNKKEPDLFDLLDLVALGTVCDVMQITGLNRAFVSQGLKVMSARKNVGLRVLFDALGILEKPSVSRLGFNIGPCINAGGRIGEASLGARLLSTDDDEEAHSIALKLIDLNNTRKVLENEALLEATAQAEKSAQSGANFIMISGNWHQGIIGIIASRLKEQFHLPTVVISLNNGIGKASCRSILGVDIGAAVLSAKFTNLIIEGGGHGMAAGFSIKEDKINDLHDFFTERFSNSINEKTLKADSIVTAKAINLSLWNQLQRLGPFGVGNSEPRFIIQGAKIRKPEVIGVDHIKCFIADDNVMVRAIAFRSANTHLGSAIMQGNVKAILGKISMNYWNGNEFVQFLIEDVLTIS; from the coding sequence ATGCTACTTGAAATTGAAAAGCGCAGCATAACAAATGCATTGTGGAAGTTGCAAGAAGCAGATCAAAGGGAAATCTTAACTCTTATACAGAGATTTGAGTTGCCAGAAGTACTAGCAAGAATATTGGTTACTCGTGGTGTTAACATAGAAAATGCGAGCGACTTCTTATATCCACTAATTAGATCGCTATTACCAGATCCCTTTCACCTTCTTGATATGGATAAAGCTGTTTCTCGTATAATACGAGCAATAAAAAATAATGAAAACATTGCAATATTTGGTGACTATGATGTTGATGGTGCAACGTCGTCAGCATTGATTAACAGGTACCTGAGAACAATTGATATACACTCTATAATCTACATTCCAGATCGTGTTGATGAGGGCTATGGATTAAACACAGATGCTTTATTACAACTTAAAAAAAACGGGATCGATTTATGTATTTCCGTTGATTGCGGTACGCTTGCATATCAACCAATAGAAGATGCAAAGGTCTTTGGTCTTGATATTATAGTTGTCGATCATCATCTTGGTACGGAAAAGTTACCAAGCGCCGTAGCAGTTGTTAACCCAAACCGTCTTGATGAAAGCTCTCCTTATACTAACCTTGCAGCAGTTGGAGTGTCATTTCTGCTGATTATTGCTCTTAATAAAAGCCTACGTGAGCAAGGATTTTTTACCAACAAAAAAGAACCGGATTTATTCGATCTACTGGATTTAGTTGCCCTTGGAACTGTTTGCGATGTTATGCAGATTACAGGCCTCAATAGAGCATTTGTCTCACAAGGATTAAAAGTTATGTCAGCAAGAAAAAACGTTGGCTTGCGTGTTTTATTTGATGCTTTGGGGATCCTTGAAAAACCAAGTGTTTCACGATTAGGGTTTAATATTGGGCCATGCATAAATGCTGGAGGAAGAATTGGAGAAGCATCGCTCGGTGCAAGGTTGCTTTCCACCGATGATGATGAAGAGGCACATTCAATCGCGCTAAAATTAATAGATTTGAATAATACAAGGAAAGTGTTAGAAAATGAGGCTCTCTTGGAAGCTACAGCACAAGCGGAAAAGTCTGCCCAATCAGGTGCGAATTTTATAATGATAAGTGGCAATTGGCACCAGGGAATAATTGGTATAATTGCATCAAGGCTAAAGGAGCAGTTTCACTTGCCAACAGTAGTGATATCTTTAAACAATGGAATAGGAAAAGCAAGCTGTAGATCAATTTTGGGAGTTGATATCGGTGCTGCAGTCCTTTCCGCAAAGTTTACAAATTTAATTATTGAAGGTGGTGGTCATGGTATGGCGGCAGGATTTTCAATTAAAGAAGACAAAATAAATGATTTGCATGATTTTTTTACTGAAAGATTTTCAAACTCTATAAATGAGAAAACTTTAAAAGCTGATAGTATAGTAACTGCTAAAGCAATAAACTTATCTCTGTGGAACCAACTGCAACGCTTGGGACCATTTGGAGTTGGGAATTCTGAACCAAGGTTTATCATTCAGGGAGCAAAGATAAGAAAGCCTGAAGTTATAGGAGTTGACCATATAAAATGTTTTATTGCTGATGATAATGTTATGGTAAGAGCTATTGCATTTCGCTCTGCAAATACTCACCTTGGCTCTGCGATCATGCAGGGTAATGTTAAAGCCATTTTGGGTAAAATCTCTATGAATTACTGGAATGGCAATGAATTTGTACAATTTTTAATAGAAGATGTATTGACTATTAGTTGA
- a CDS encoding aspartate kinase — protein MDKIIIKKFGGTSLTDLNRVASLIKNDIEKGCNVIVVVSAVAGFTDQMAFQARQISNLSCRQELSEYDVMLSAGEQISCGLLAITLQSIGVNAKSWLAWQLPIVTDDFYSESKIKTIKIDRVKRSFAEGYTAAIIAGFQGINDDRITTFGRGGSDISAVAFTVAFGVRTCEIFTDIDGIYTADPRIVPKARKLKFISYDEMLEMSSSGAKILHNRSVQLAMKHNIKVQVLSTFKEVEGTTVLHKRDVLERYLITGIAYSTNEALVTFTNLANNLRTLRDIVGANVKIDMIHGSSFVISKFDIDLMEKLLNKNENYAINDNVAKISIIGIGVMSNTEVMHRTLKVLSEKKIEILSITTSEIKISIIVQKEYVVALVKDLHTEYELDMQH, from the coding sequence ATGGACAAAATAATCATAAAAAAATTTGGTGGGACTTCGCTAACTGATTTAAACCGAGTTGCAAGTTTGATAAAAAACGATATTGAGAAAGGTTGTAATGTAATCGTTGTTGTATCTGCTGTTGCAGGATTTACTGACCAAATGGCTTTTCAGGCTAGGCAAATCTCAAATTTAAGTTGCAGACAAGAGTTATCAGAATATGACGTTATGCTTTCAGCAGGAGAACAAATTTCTTGCGGTCTATTAGCTATCACTCTCCAATCGATCGGAGTTAATGCTAAATCGTGGCTTGCCTGGCAGTTACCAATTGTAACTGATGATTTTTATTCTGAGTCTAAAATAAAAACAATAAAGATTGACCGTGTGAAAAGATCTTTTGCTGAGGGTTATACTGCCGCGATCATCGCTGGTTTTCAGGGTATAAATGATGATAGAATCACTACTTTTGGAAGAGGAGGCTCTGATATATCAGCAGTTGCCTTCACGGTAGCCTTTGGTGTTAGAACTTGCGAAATTTTTACTGATATTGATGGAATATATACAGCAGACCCGAGAATTGTTCCAAAGGCACGCAAGCTCAAATTTATCTCTTACGATGAAATGTTGGAAATGTCGTCATCTGGTGCTAAAATACTGCATAATCGTTCAGTACAACTTGCAATGAAGCATAACATTAAAGTGCAAGTGCTATCCACTTTTAAAGAAGTAGAAGGCACCACAGTACTACACAAAAGGGATGTACTAGAGAGATACTTAATTACTGGAATAGCTTATAGCACTAATGAAGCTCTTGTAACTTTCACTAACCTTGCAAATAACTTGCGTACTTTAAGAGATATAGTAGGGGCAAACGTTAAAATTGATATGATACATGGGTCAAGTTTTGTTATCTCCAAATTTGATATTGATTTAATGGAAAAGTTACTGAATAAGAATGAAAATTATGCTATAAACGATAATGTAGCTAAAATTTCAATAATTGGTATTGGTGTTATGTCTAACACTGAAGTGATGCACCGCACACTCAAGGTTTTAAGCGAAAAAAAGATAGAAATACTTTCTATCACAACATCCGAAATCAAAATCAGTATAATTGTTCAAAAAGAATACGTTGTAGCTTTGGTCAAAGATTTACATACTGAGTATGAGCTTGATATGCAACACTAG
- a CDS encoding helix-turn-helix domain-containing protein, translating to MELGKKIKELRLYCGLTQTELGKRIGVSYRQIQRYENGSNCILASRLYDLAKALSINVADFFTDVHYDSHEAYDEEILKLVKGYNEIKSKRLRSVVYILVKSFSQSILSDT from the coding sequence GTGGAATTAGGCAAAAAAATAAAAGAGCTTAGGTTATACTGTGGTTTGACACAAACTGAATTAGGAAAAAGAATAGGTGTTTCATATAGACAGATACAAAGGTACGAAAATGGTTCAAATTGCATTTTAGCTAGTAGACTATATGACTTAGCAAAAGCCCTATCGATTAATGTTGCTGATTTTTTTACTGATGTGCATTACGACTCACATGAAGCTTATGATGAGGAGATATTAAAATTAGTCAAAGGATACAATGAAATTAAGAGCAAAAGGTTACGTAGTGTAGTTTATATATTGGTAAAATCTTTTTCTCAAAGTATATTATCTGATACGTAA
- the radC gene encoding DNA repair protein RadC — MNNSERKEKLETRILTSRGRSLLDHELLERNLSACTEGREVAKRLMELFSSLGRVINADFHELKNVTGINDRAIANIFCLKEIFDRILKGKLKKLSILDNREELLKYFKAAIGQSRKESLRVAYLDRSGHLIYEYIQDCGTIDRVPLYVREIIKQGLLIDAASVAILHNHPSGDIEPSKEDENNTLTLAATCENVGMKLIDHIIVTQKSHFSFYDSGLL; from the coding sequence ATGAATAATAGTGAGAGAAAAGAGAAATTAGAAACTCGTATTCTAACAAGTAGAGGGAGATCTTTGCTTGACCATGAGCTACTGGAACGTAATCTATCTGCGTGTACAGAAGGAAGAGAAGTGGCCAAAAGGCTAATGGAGCTCTTTAGTAGTTTAGGAAGGGTAATTAATGCTGATTTTCATGAGCTAAAAAATGTTACAGGAATAAACGATAGAGCAATAGCAAATATCTTTTGCCTGAAAGAGATTTTCGATAGGATATTGAAAGGTAAGTTGAAAAAGCTGTCGATTCTTGATAATAGAGAAGAGCTACTAAAATACTTTAAAGCAGCAATAGGGCAGTCACGAAAGGAAAGCTTACGAGTGGCATACTTAGATCGAAGTGGTCATTTAATATATGAGTACATTCAAGACTGTGGAACTATAGACAGAGTACCTCTGTATGTGAGGGAAATAATAAAACAGGGATTACTGATTGATGCAGCATCTGTTGCAATTTTACATAATCATCCAAGCGGAGATATAGAACCATCAAAGGAGGATGAGAATAACACACTCACATTAGCTGCAACTTGTGAAAATGTAGGGATGAAATTGATAGATCATATAATTGTCACACAGAAGAGCCACTTTAGTTTTTATGACAGTGGCTTATTGTAA
- a CDS encoding NADH-quinone oxidoreductase subunit D encodes MPDLKTMMLNFGPQHPAAHGVLRLVLEMDGEVVERADPHIGLLHRGTEKLIEHKTYLQALPYFDRLDYVSPMSQEHAYSLCVEELLQCEIPIRAKYLRVLFCELTRILNHLLNVSSQALDVGAMTPLLWLFEEREKILEFYERASGARFHAAYIRPGGVAADVPEGLIEDIAKFIEQFPKYIDDVDELLTENRIWKQRTVGISEISIKQALDWGFSGPMLRAAGLAWDLRKSQPYEIYDQLDFDIPIGQNGDCYDRYLVRMAEIRQSVSLVKQCIEKMPGGPIKTEDRKISPPPRAEMKKSMEALIHHFKLYSEGYHVPKGEAYTAVEAPKGEFGVYIVSDGTNRPYRCRIRAPGFAHLQALDFMAKGHMLADVAAIIGSLDIVFGEIDR; translated from the coding sequence ATGCCCGATCTAAAGACAATGATGTTAAATTTTGGTCCTCAGCACCCAGCTGCACATGGAGTGTTGCGCCTTGTTTTAGAGATGGACGGCGAAGTGGTTGAGAGAGCTGATCCTCATATTGGGCTTTTGCATCGTGGTACTGAAAAATTAATAGAACATAAAACGTATCTTCAAGCTTTGCCTTATTTTGATCGCCTTGACTATGTGTCACCAATGTCACAAGAGCATGCGTATTCACTATGTGTAGAGGAATTGTTGCAATGCGAAATCCCAATTAGGGCAAAGTATTTACGTGTCTTGTTTTGTGAACTGACGAGAATACTAAATCATTTACTGAACGTTTCTTCTCAAGCGCTTGATGTTGGAGCAATGACCCCTCTTTTATGGCTCTTTGAAGAAAGAGAAAAAATACTGGAATTTTATGAAAGAGCTTCAGGCGCAAGGTTTCACGCAGCTTACATCAGACCAGGTGGAGTTGCAGCAGATGTTCCAGAAGGCTTGATTGAGGATATTGCAAAGTTTATAGAGCAATTTCCAAAGTATATAGACGATGTTGATGAACTTTTAACAGAAAATAGGATATGGAAGCAACGCACTGTAGGAATCAGTGAAATATCAATTAAACAGGCACTTGATTGGGGCTTTAGTGGCCCAATGTTGCGTGCTGCTGGGCTTGCTTGGGATTTGCGAAAAAGCCAGCCATATGAAATATATGATCAGCTAGATTTTGATATACCTATTGGCCAAAATGGCGATTGTTATGACCGTTATCTAGTTAGAATGGCAGAGATTAGGCAGTCTGTTAGCTTGGTGAAGCAGTGTATAGAGAAAATGCCTGGAGGCCCAATAAAAACTGAAGATAGAAAAATTTCTCCACCGCCAAGAGCAGAGATGAAAAAATCTATGGAAGCTCTGATTCACCATTTTAAACTTTACTCAGAAGGATATCACGTACCAAAAGGTGAAGCTTACACAGCTGTTGAGGCACCAAAAGGTGAGTTTGGAGTGTATATAGTTTCAGATGGTACCAATAGACCTTATAGATGCCGAATAAGAGCACCTGGCTTTGCACATTTACAAGCTTTGGATTTTATGGCAAAAGGACACATGCTTGCCGACGTTGCAGCAATTATTGGCTCACTCGATATAGTTTTTGGTGAGATTGATAGGTAA